CGCTCCCGATtccatgttcttcacactgttcacGTGAATTGAGGCATAGTTCGGCGcgaacacgcaaaataccggAAGTTCAATAGCGCgcctctcttaaaggggccacactatattcctactcgtggaatatggacctcctctgGGTATGGTGTGTTACTGGTGCGCTCACAGGTCCACATGACcgctttcacattaccagtttttcatacgaactgtgccctgttctgaactaaactgccagtaatACTACctatatttatattcttaaaatgagagaaatccttgcttattctgaatttttaaagctacactgtgtgatattttctcccatctagtggtgaaaaggtatatgaccatccagtgaataatagtttctgttcctctcaatttcgatttcgtttcaactcctacagtggccgatttagttaaagattatggcttccagttcaacctcttcggtgagtgttgcttcaagtgaagaggttacttttgaaaactattataatttgcagttatttaatttgccaaattatctatgatcaaattaatctatgtaaaatgaataatagttttatgttttcgttactttttttaccatttcattgctaacatcagctatcaggttcccagacgaatgcaatctaatcttagtaaagtaacttttatcagtgctatcgttattctgtatattgtacgacatcactagcgtaaggcaaagttTACATTGTAGGCTATATCATTTTCTCTAATGACCTACCAGTGCCCCATTCGTAGGCTAGTCATAATAAGGTGTCATAGtgtgaaatatatttacatCGTACAATAATACGTCTTAAATGAATAAGATTACAGGACAGATGTAAAAGCAAAGGTGAAAGTCTCTCTTAGAAACAGCTAACTTACACTAGCATTATCAGATTAGACTACATTAATTGtgtatacagtaaaataaatgaaaaataactaaaatttaAAGTGCCTACATATATAGTCTACAAATTAtgatgcaattaaaatattaatctcatgttatccgtcagaacacggatttatgttacacggtaaacaatactttttcatcattgacgcgagaaAAATATCCTAGACGttgttctagtgttatgcacagcacaccatgatataattagccaagcaacaataaaacttctaatatacacaaataggctgaattaatattacctgtcgagaagaaagcaggcaacatCGGCgtgctttttaaaatcgttgctcctcatgagctctttccatcttggaaaggccactccaatatttacttttgtcttgttgatttgcctgttgcgttgccgtcttaattctcttttctgCTTCTTTGGCGACTTTGGCAAATATCCTCGAgaataagagtgatcctccatcatcatatagcagcctcaagcaatccccctcttcacattcgacacagtgccatcgagtgttaaaacgcgaaaagcgaagcttgaatttacgggtctgtccctctttggcaaatgtactttcaagatggaggagcaacatggcgaccgccatccaaacccctcacccgtatgtattttcaatggtatattataaacttacgagaatactttattacttgaaagaagtaaatatacaattaatgagcacatatatttttgaaagaactaagtgattttagctaagaataaactaaaaaagttacacagtgtagctttaagctagGCTTAAGAGatatgaacaagttctttgataaacatctatgacctttgatacatatctagtcttcatgctgttttattgattattattgaataagtattatatggtttcactaataataaacgtacatttgcataaagcatgcatatttgtccatatacccatgttgattagagtattacacacttaattcaaacttaatttaagatacatttacaacaaataaaattcTGAGAtgaaattgcgattaatcgcgagttaactcatgacaatcatgtgattaatcgcgattaaaatgtaatcgtttgacagccctaatatatatatatatatataatagcaaAAATGTGAGCGTATACTCATATATGTATGAGTTTCTGCATGTGTGATTAGTAGAATAGGATTAGTGCACCTGCAATGAAGAATGTGTGAAGGTGTAACtgctgtgttgtgtttgtaagagagaaaaaaagctaCAAGTTTACAACTCCTAAAATATTTTTCTCTGTGACTtcaaatttattgatacacGTGCGGATATGCTCTACAGATACAAATTTCACTCTCACAGGTGTTCAGGTGTATCAAAACAAAAGTATCTCACAGGTGTTCAAAAATACCTTCATAGATGTTttcactttaggccccttagtgctaattgggcattgtttaaatgccacggcctaccttagcattgtttctgatcatgtccatcccttcatgaccaccatgtacccatcctctgatggctacttccagcaggataatgcaccatgtcacaaagctgtGCCGGGATGTAATGGtacaatttattgatacacatgTGCGGATATGCTCTACAGATACAAATTTCACTCTCACAGGTGTTCATCAAAAATACCTTCataaacatcccccacaccattacaccactaTCACCAGTCTGCAcaatgcaaattgtagcctcttttttctatttgtagtggagatgagtggtacctggtggggtcttctgctgttgtagcccatccacctcaaggttgtgtgtgttgtagcttcacaaatgctttgcggttgtaacgagtggctATTTCAGTCAAATGTGCTCATcgatcagcttgaatcagtcggcccattctcctctgacctctagcatcaagaCATTTTCGCTCACAGGACTGCCAcgtactggatgtttttcccttttaacATCATtgtttgtaaaccctagaaatggttgtgcgtgaaaatctcagtaactgagcagattgtgaaatactagACTGGCCCCTCTGGCACCAACAATCATGCCATGCttaaaatagcttaaatcacctttcttcaGGAGGaaaggagattgtcttgaccaggaccacagcccaaaatgcattgaagcaactatcatgtgattggttattagataattgcatcaatgacaaatttaacaggtgctcctaataatcctttaggtgagtgtatatatgatCACGTCGGGTTTTTGACCTTATTTTACAGAAGTAATGGCGTTTGGAATACTAGATGAGCTTTATCTGAtataaggtaaaaaaataaaataaagcacaaATACTGTTTGTGGTTTCTTGCAGAAAAGGATCGTTTcatttaagacatcaatgtgtcgccacgagccacagggtttaatatggattcatatttctgtgtttttttactctcatagtggctctcatagaaatacaccccattgacatgcattagacgagcaacggttggagttcaaaatcttcatttgtgttcaactgaagaaacaaaaacacctacatcttggatgccctgggggtaaccagataaacatcacattgtcatttttgggtgaactatcacttgaATTACTCTTTTTTACtgaaaattatatttagtaAAACAAccaaaatgctatttttttgtcaTATGACATACCTATGCATGAAAACATGAATGCAGTCAAAGTGAACACCTCCAGTTTCAGTAAATCAATGAATTAAAGTATTCATTAAAATTTACTGACAACAATATGAAACATGAGAAAATAAGTAAAAGAATGAATAAAAGTAACcatcacaataaataaatacatataaaagtCAACAACACAGCTGTGCCAGTTCTGCGGCTTTATTTTGATGAAGTAGCTAACCACATTTACACCATCGCCTGTCCTTGCCATCCATCTGTCCCTCATTGCTGCTCTTCTCAACGGGGATGTCATTGATCCAGAGGATGAGGAAGACTTTGATGATGGCCCCCCTGACAATCTGCCATGGTGTCTGCTCCGAACATTCTTGTGCCTGCTATCCATGAGCATGACCTGTATACATTTAAActgattaaaacattttataattcATGTCAGCACTCCATTTCTtgctatatttaatttaatatttttacaattacatGAAAACTTTTATTGTAGCTTATGActtttgtggtgtagtgggctaaacCACTTAACTGGTAAGCAGAAGGTTTCAGGTCGATCTCCACATCCAATACTGGTGGTGACTGACCAGTGGTTCTTTACTCCAGATGGATTGAAGAATCggcgacaactctctctctccggtgcgcaaactacgtttcccaactacacgtgcaatgtgacaagtaaacaacgcgaaaTCACAAGTGCGTGaaacttggaattgttattaaaaatgataaactacacaaagtttgcttcaaactgtatgtgcgctgatttgtggagaaaaagaaaaaagattatggcggaagaaattgttggagagacagagggagccaggattgttttctgcaaagacagtttgaggtaaataaacaattttgtaatggtgctagtgctgctgctgctgtagctggatgtgcaaatgtttgggctttgtttctgtttgatggaattgtaaatatatctattaaaatactaatATTCTGCTCTACAACTcttccctgaacctcctgctgccctgtatggCTGTCGGTCGTCGactgtaattttcagtcagaacacagTTCAcgcagcaggagtttcaatcgccgacaggtccagatatttagcatgccaaatatttcACCGgtgtcggcgattctctctgatcgcgtctttgattattcacactgcttGATTGTCACttgcgtgcacgagcaccgatttgcctatgatctcgggcatttgtcggcgagtTCGCAatacctgtcggcgactcaaaatcggggcaaaaatcgggcagtgtgaactaggcttaatggacgcgaggcaaacgaaacaataaaattacacttcaaatattttcccccaaagttagtttatgtaaTTGAAGgcgttatcatcacgatgatttcatttcaagttttcatttttaaaataaatttagttttagttatttgatgctataaaaactggggggggggggggggggggtgataccatgattgacagctgagactgacggcatctctgagtgaagttgtcactgaggcactaaattacttttttttggatttttgggagcaaattggagctttagctttaatttctacatttccataactgtttatttcacaccaacataattcgttgttctgcatctgcgagtgTGTgcgcgggcttttgatatcgcgactgtacttcttgctctctactgcgcaactccagtcccgaaatctctactgcgcagactcggtcccaagatgtcagcaccGTACAGGCCAGCcggaaagcttcaaatctggcaagcggaaacggatgatgtcgagtcgtccagaTTTTTTCACGGTCTATGGTCAGaaacattattattagtagATGATGGCGAGTGAGCAGCTCAGGCGGTTTGTGCCTCCGCGATTCATTTCAggcacggacacacaccagctctgtttgcattgagtgtgtgagtgagcggtGAGTGTGATAAGCTGCCGCTGAGAGTGGCTGGCTGTGTTCGATGAGCCCGGCCAGCCTCGCGGTTCTGGGCCCACGGTTGCTGAGGCAGCACGGCGCTGCATATCGTGGGTCTCGCCGATGGATTTGTCTGCGGGACGGGGAACTGCTGAGGCATCTTCCTCGTCCTCGTCTGACGATTCAGACATCCTCCCACCACGTGCGGAAGCCTGCGAAGCGGCTTCTTCCCGCGAGGTGGAGAATCCAGTGCTTAGGCTGTCCGACTCTGAGGAGTTGGTCACCATAAGCACCAAGGCGGGTGATGTGGGGCAGTCGCAACTCCACACGCCGCTATAGAGGAGCTAGTGGAGGTTGTCCCACGCTGTGGCCAAGCTGAGTTTAGAACGGAATCTCTCATCCTACTAGTGAAAAGAATCCATCATACACAACTGATCAACATACAATATACAACATcattaaaaaatacacaaatagtTTCAAAGAGTCATCATTTACCTGGCAATAGAGACACACCGCAACAGTGTGGGAAGTTCTTAATACAGATGCTTCCTTGAGTAGTTTGCCAATTCCCTTTAAATACTCAACCAGTACaaaaaacaagaaatattaGCACCCAAATATTCATGCAGCTTTTGGTTGAACTTCTCATGACCAAATTGTCACACTTATCTTTGGGGGCTGACAGCAAATGTTTATCAAAAGATCTTTATGAGCAtctcctttaaaaataaaagacagCCATTGAAATGGGGACAGTGCAAGATGAACAAAAACTGTCGTCTCTCTATTCGAGCGCACTTGTCTCCATTTAAAATCAAGACCTTGAGCACACAAAAGATGCAACATGAGAGTGCATGTTAAATAATCATAgcagtcaataaatgggaacAGTAATGTAGCCTACGGGACATTTACAGGTTTGCGTTCCTTCAAGTCAACGATTTGCATATGAATCGCTTTGCACACACACGGGTGTGGTCACAAAGATAATGAGGATCACTTGAGGAACTGTACATCTTGCTGTTTTCAAACAGTTTACATTAACAGATAATTtgctttttatataaattacttaATTTAAAAGTAGACATTACAGGCTTTATAAAGCGATATCTGTCGTATCTGTGTGGCAAGTAGTCGCCAAGTTAGTTTTCAGACCCATTTCAGGGTAGATGTCATGGACAGATGGGAGAATGTGcatcctgtttgttttcttcatttagagaagaatacaaattaaatttttatGCTCAAAATGATAAAAATCAAAAGCAGACACTTTAAGCAGagtattttaagttgttttacACTGTCATGATGGAAAAAAATCTAGTAAAACATGCCCATGCATTCTTCAGGTTCAGAGGATTAATCTCAGAACAAAAAGTATTAGGAAGATGAGTAGCCCAGACGATGAATGACACAAGACAAGAGAGACGAAGATGATCTGACGATCGACGCACACAAAGATCAGAGAAAAAGGGTTAGTTAATTTAAGCCATCTACTGTTGTCTTACTTTTCTTTCACTTTAATTTTCTTTCAGTTGAGTCTCGTGTTCTAAGTTTAGATTTGCAGCAATTTCATCAACATGTCTACAGCCTTAATCCACCTCAAACTCCATCCATCTGCCAATATGCCACATGACTGGCCTCCCAAGATTTTGTTTCTAAGACACAAGACCATCAGTAAATTAAAGAATCTGGAAAATCCTATCTCCAACCAGGAGACCAAGGGAATCCTCTTAGAAAGAGGACACAAACACAGGTAATATTTGCTCACGTTTCAAAATCACTTGTGTTGCACTTTTTAGTGTTCAATTATAACATCAAGATGtgtggtctggaaactcaccattgacagggctcaatcagaGGGGCTGGAAAAActgctgtctttcaaactccatctgcacgcaataggatagtgcaacaaccaaccagagcaacgtgaagcggagctcattgatagattaaacagtCACTGTGTccagtcagcaaaactccgaaaaCATCatgcctttttaagaatgacttcagtgccattcttttttcttttctcaaagagcttaactccaagtcttccagagtcgtggtcaaagctgatttgaaagaccgctgttcgacAGCCTCtatgtttactagtagcacacaAGTGCAACtcgttaagccccacccaccgactctatacgcaatgtaattggcctgaccagagtttgctttttacagctcagaactgtattgagatttgctagatgacactcgcagcagattagatttgctgccgctagggttcatctagatttctaggctatgacATGCCTTCTTCCGTGGCCCCCTGCGATAGAAAAGTAACCATCAGATGAGCAATCAAGAATCTGTGTGGAAGCAGTAGGCCATCCAAGAACTGATCTCTTATAAAAACTAAGGTTTCTGAAATACTCTTTTCatctactatatagtaggtaGGCATAGTCTAGTTCTATTAGTATACACATTCAAATCTCATGATAATTAGTACACTGACTTCTATATGaaacatagaaattaattaaactcTCACAATTAAAGAGTTGAATTTTAATGTATAAAAAGCAAAGCTCATGGGGGGGGGGTGGAGGCACAAGAAGAAAAATCCTGCTTTGATTCAAAAATTTATTAGAATAAATTCTGTAAGACCCTAGCATTGTGTTTCTAGAGCCAATTAGCCCTTGACATAGCGGCTTGCGTTGGCCCGTGAATTGCTGCCAGCCTTGTTGTATAGCTGGGCATTTGACCCAGATTCATGTAGAGCCTGTGAAGTCTGTAGGATGCCAGATAACATGCCAACAGAGGATGCTTGGGCACTCAAGCCTTGAGATTGAGCTAGGTTGGAACCTGTGGGACTTCGCGATGTCACAAGGCGCTCAGAAATTTGGTTACTGCTTGGGGAGTCAAAAGGGGCAAGTAGTGAGAGTCTAGAGGGCCTTTCAACTATTCCAAGGAGACTCCAAGGAGACTGTGTTTGATGAGATTCTGAGCTATACAGGCCATTTGAACGCTGATCACTGGTAGACTGGCTGGAAACTGCTAGGGGTGAGGAACCAAGCTTGGCTTTTGCATGTGATCCAGGGGTGTACTTGCTAGAGGTGCTTTGAGAATGGAGAGAAATTCCACTAGAACGGTTGTTAGCACCCTGTGCAAAACCAAACTGTCCAGGATCTCGTGAAATTGAGCCTCCTGCTAATGACAAGGAAGAGAGCCTAATCCTCATTGGAGAGCTTTGAGATACCTGAGAAACAACTTCACCTGATGTCTGAATACCGTCTGATGGTGGCCAACTTTGAGACTTCTGGTTTTGAGCCACAGGAGAACTTTGAAATGCTTGGCTGTCAGCACCTAGGGGTGAGGATAGTGATACACTTGGATAGGAGGAAGGAGACCCAGGTACAAACtgacttgtggtaccttgatGCTGGAATGATCCACCATAGGCTGTGCTGCCCTGCAGGGTTAATGGCGTAGAAAATCCTGACTGGGTGCCAAAGCTAGAGGTAAGCTGCTTCCATGAACTCTGACTAACAGCTCCTTGGGGTGAGGATAGTGATACACCTGAATAGGAGGATGGAGACCCAGGGCCAAACggacttgtggtaccttgaggctgaaGTGATCCACCATAGGCTGCACTGCCCTGCAGGGTTAATGGCGTAGAAAAGCCTGACTGGATGCCAAAGCTAGAGGTAAGCTGCTTCCATGAACTCAGACTAACAGCTCCTTGGGGTGAGGATAGTGATACACTTGAATAGGAGGATGGAGACCCAGAGCCAAATggacttgtggtaccttgaggctgaaGTGATCCACCATAGGCTGTGCTGCCCTGCAGGGTTAATGGTGTAGAGAACCCTGACTGCGTACCATAGTTAGAGGTAAACTGGttccgtgaactctggactgtagcagactgacTGGCAGCACCTTGGGGTGAGGATGATGCACCTGAATAGGATGATGGAGATCCAGGGTGAAACTGACTTGTGGTACCGTGAGGCTGAATTGATCCACCATAGGCTGTGCTGCCCTGCAGGGTTAATGGTGTAGAGGACCCTGACTTGGTGTCATAGCTAGAGGCAAACTGCTTCCATAAACTCAGACTAACAGCTCCTTGGGGTGAGGATAGTGATGCACTTGAATAGGAGGATGGAGACCCAAGGGCAAACTGACTTGTGGTACCATGAGGCTGGAGTGGTCCACCATAGGCTGTGCTGCCCTGCAGGGTTAATGGTGTAGAGAACCCTGACTGAGTGCCATAGCTagaggtaaactgcttccgtgaactctggactgtagcagacaaGGATGGAGACCCATGGCCAAACTGACTTGTGGTACCCTGAGGCTGAATTGATCCACCATTGGCTGTGCTGCCCTGCAGGGTTAATGGCATAGAGGGCCCTGAAtgggtgccatagctagaggTAAACTGCTTCCATGAACTCTGACTAGCATCACCATGGGGTGAGGATAGTGACAACTCAGGCATAGAGCTACCCTGCGAAGGGGAAGCAGGGCCCTGAGTCTGGGTCAACAAGCTGTGAAACCGACTAACCTGATAGACTAGAGGTAAAGCAGGACCTGTTGACTGTGGCTGGGCACTTTTAGACTGAGACAAATGACTGTAACTGCTTTGACCCTGAGAGGAGATGGATTGACCAAAGCCGTCTGAAAGTGATCCAGGGCTACCTTGAGAGATGGAACTGGCACCTGCAGCAGATGAACTGCTGTTAGAGAGACTCTCCTGAGGGTAAACAGACCAAACAAAAGTGGCTTGTGCTGATTTAGCGTCAGAATTTTCCTGTGAGCTGGACATGTACAAACTAGGGGAACTCCGATTACTGGTGGACAAGCCAGAAGTGCCAGGTACAACAGGGAAACTACTACTTTCTCCTTGTGTAGAAACACTAGCAGTATCTGTAATGGTTGATCCAGAGCCCTGGAGTGATGTCAAACTGCCTTTTTGCCATTCATTTAAGTGTAGAGGCAAGGAAGCTAAAACGGAGCTGCTTGGAGTGGTTTGAGTAGGGGATGTTGATTCAGGCCTGCTAGAAACATGACCTTTAACAAACTGGAATAAGCTCAACCTTTTCAGGGGCCTGTTAGCAGATAAACTTGAGCCCACTTCTTCAGGAAAATTCCAAGTCACAGGGACCTCTGACACAGAAGACTGGACTGCACGAGGTGAGAACATATTTCCAGAAGGTTGACCCCAGTGGTGTTGGGAATTTGAATAAGAGCCATCTGAGAGAATTAGAAAATAGGGCTTTGCAAACTAACCTCAATTTGAAAATCAAATCTATGTCTAGACAAAATACTGAAATCTTACCTCTAAAACCACAAGCATTATTCAAAAGTAGGACATTTACTAACAAGGGTAACCtaaaagcatttaaaagaaagttgaatatatagaagttaaaaaaaaaaatgtttataaagTAGTTCACAAGCACAATTTCAACAAATAAACTCACCCTTTCCACCCTTGAGCCATGGCAGGCAAGCAAATGCAAAAACAAACCCTAGTAACACCAAAACTCAAACATTCACTTTTTCACACCACTATATAAAATCTACAAAACCAAACATGCATATTGCTGGAGATATGTGTATTTTACAGGCCTTTATCAGTCCAATTAGAGCAAATAAGTAATCACATAAAACATTGTTCACCTGGGTAACTAAACGGCTGTTAAAAGATAATTGATAATTGTTTTATGAAGTCTCGATACCCTCTGCTGTTTAAACATTGTAAGGCAGAAAATGAATCCAGACTTTCACTGTGTAATGTCTCAATGGGATATTCCCATACACCTTTCACAAAATGTGCCTGAGGACTTTAGCGTGACCTTTATTAATTGTTTTGTGTAattttcataatgtaatgcaGACTTTGCAAAGTGACAGTTGCTGAAATGGGGCAGATACGTTTTAGGATTGGGCACATGCAGCAGAACAAAGCTCAATTTATGCTAAATTCAGTGAAGTCTAAAAAACCGCCCTGTACCATTTCGAATTGCCTAACTTTGCATGAAACATGAACACGGTTaagcaaaaatacattttaaaatgtcttatGAAATGTGTATACACAAATGAGAACCACTGTGCTTTGTAAAGCCCCTATAGTACCCCGTTGTGCAAATTAAATTAGTAGCACCTAATTAGTATTAGTAACAAAATTGACACCAGCTCATCAGGATGTGCATTGCTGCATTGTTATATTTGATTACTTTCATGATCATTAATTTACACCAcatcaatatttatttaatgaagcAAGTGGTCACATACATATTTCCAATATATTGTTCATGCATTAGGATAATCACTTCATTAAGAATTTACTTGATATCACACACTGTACCACACTATACATATATagcatcaaaataaataagaataaatACATTGCTTACACaactatacattttttaatttagttaaaCAGTAACAGTATGAcaaagcaaaaaacaacaaaagtgTATTGTTCAGTGGATTTCCCTCTTTGATAGGGCCACTGTGCTTATCTATTCTCTTTTAATGCATCATATGACCATATGGCTTCCTTTTATACTTTATGATATAGTGAATTAATTATAATGATAACAAATCAAATTCATAGAATACATTAAGCTATTATACATTCATCTTGCAACTTTTGAAATAAAGAAACAGGCTGATTTGTGACACATACTATAGCTTTTTaagttgttttaaaatgttacagGTTTACATCATATTCCACTTGGTCAGAACACTGTTTGATaatgagctacacacacacacacaaacacacacacacaaaccttcCACACTGCAGTGTAATGACAATATTCATACAATATTTGCTTTACTATTTATGAACACTTAAATAAATACCAAGatcagcaataaaaaaaatattttgtaatccaTCAGCGTAGACGTGTTCTTGATTTGAGCAGAGATTGAGTAACATCTAGAAGTGTAGAAGACAGATTTCACAGATGATTGAGAAACAAATTGAATAAACAATAAAGGAAACAAGACTAATGTTTGGAGTCTCGGGGATAAAACTCAGCCAGAGTGCTCTGAGGAATCCTCTTCAGCATCTCTTTGGGGAAGATTCTCAAGAGCTGCCAGCCAATGTCCAATGTTTCGAACACAGTTCGATTCTCATATGCACCTGTGATACAAAACATGTCAGGCTCATTCTGAAGTATTATATATGGCACAGCCCATTGCCATTCATGGAAtcatattacatttaataaagtatacattatttttttctttttc
The window above is part of the Pseudorasbora parva isolate DD20220531a chromosome 23, ASM2467924v1, whole genome shotgun sequence genome. Proteins encoded here:
- the wu:fi09b08 gene encoding serine-rich adhesin for platelets isoform X1, encoding MAQGWKGLPLLVNVLLLNNACGFRDGSYSNSQHHWGQPSGNMFSPRAVQSSVSEVPVTWNFPEEVGSSLSANRPLKRLSLFQFVKGHVSSRPESTSPTQTTPSSSVLASLPLHLNEWQKGSLTSLQGSGSTITDTASVSTQGESSSFPVVPGTSGLSTSNRSSPSLYMSSSQENSDAKSAQATFVWSVYPQESLSNSSSSAAGASSISQGSPGSLSDGFGQSISSQGQSSYSHLSQSKSAQPQSTGPALPLVYQVSRFHSLLTQTQGPASPSQGSSMPELSLSSPHGDASQSSWKQFTSSYGTHSGPSMPLTLQGSTANGGSIQPQGTTSQFGHGSPSLSATVQSSRKQFTSSYGTQSGFSTPLTLQGSTAYGGPLQPHGTTSQFALGSPSSYSSASLSSPQGAVSLSLWKQFASSYDTKSGSSTPLTLQGSTAYGGSIQPHGTTSQFHPGSPSSYSGASSSPQGAASQSATVQSSRNQFTSNYGTQSGFSTPLTLQGSTAYGGSLQPQGTTSPFGSGSPSSYSSVSLSSPQGAVSLSSWKQLTSSFGIQSGFSTPLTLQGSAAYGGSLQPQGTTSPFGPGSPSSYSGVSLSSPQGAVSQSSWKQLTSSFGTQSGFSTPLTLQGSTAYGGSFQHQGTTSQFVPGSPSSYPSVSLSSPLGADSQAFQSSPVAQNQKSQSWPPSDGIQTSGEVVSQVSQSSPMRIRLSSLSLAGGSISRDPGQFGFAQGANNRSSGISLHSQSTSSKYTPGSHAKAKLGSSPLAVSSQSTSDQRSNGLYSSESHQTQSPWSLLGIVERPSRLSLLAPFDSPSSNQISERLVTSRSPTGSNLAQSQGLSAQASSVGMLSGILQTSQALHESGSNAQLYNKAGSNSRANASRYVKG
- the wu:fi09b08 gene encoding serine-rich adhesin for platelets isoform X2 — protein: MFSPRAVQSSVSEVPVTWNFPEEVGSSLSANRPLKRLSLFQFVKGHVSSRPESTSPTQTTPSSSVLASLPLHLNEWQKGSLTSLQGSGSTITDTASVSTQGESSSFPVVPGTSGLSTSNRSSPSLYMSSSQENSDAKSAQATFVWSVYPQESLSNSSSSAAGASSISQGSPGSLSDGFGQSISSQGQSSYSHLSQSKSAQPQSTGPALPLVYQVSRFHSLLTQTQGPASPSQGSSMPELSLSSPHGDASQSSWKQFTSSYGTHSGPSMPLTLQGSTANGGSIQPQGTTSQFGHGSPSLSATVQSSRKQFTSSYGTQSGFSTPLTLQGSTAYGGPLQPHGTTSQFALGSPSSYSSASLSSPQGAVSLSLWKQFASSYDTKSGSSTPLTLQGSTAYGGSIQPHGTTSQFHPGSPSSYSGASSSPQGAASQSATVQSSRNQFTSNYGTQSGFSTPLTLQGSTAYGGSLQPQGTTSPFGSGSPSSYSSVSLSSPQGAVSLSSWKQLTSSFGIQSGFSTPLTLQGSAAYGGSLQPQGTTSPFGPGSPSSYSGVSLSSPQGAVSQSSWKQLTSSFGTQSGFSTPLTLQGSTAYGGSFQHQGTTSQFVPGSPSSYPSVSLSSPLGADSQAFQSSPVAQNQKSQSWPPSDGIQTSGEVVSQVSQSSPMRIRLSSLSLAGGSISRDPGQFGFAQGANNRSSGISLHSQSTSSKYTPGSHAKAKLGSSPLAVSSQSTSDQRSNGLYSSESHQTQSPWSLLGIVERPSRLSLLAPFDSPSSNQISERLVTSRSPTGSNLAQSQGLSAQASSVGMLSGILQTSQALHESGSNAQLYNKAGSNSRANASRYVKG